In one window of Polaromonas naphthalenivorans CJ2 DNA:
- the rplT gene encoding 50S ribosomal protein L20: protein MPRVKRGVTARARHKKVLALAKGFRGRRGNVFRIAKEAVMKAGQYAYRDRRNKKRVFRRLWIARINAASRSFGLTYSQFANGLKKAGIEIDRKVLSDMAIHDSAAFGAIVEQAKAKLVA, encoded by the coding sequence ATGCCTCGCGTCAAACGTGGTGTAACGGCTCGCGCCCGCCACAAAAAAGTTTTAGCCCTTGCAAAAGGTTTTCGCGGTCGCCGCGGTAACGTCTTCCGTATCGCCAAAGAAGCGGTAATGAAGGCTGGGCAATATGCCTACCGTGACCGTCGTAACAAGAAACGTGTGTTCCGCCGCCTCTGGATCGCCCGTATCAATGCTGCAAGCCGTTCATTTGGCCTGACCTACAGCCAGTTTGCCAACGGCCTGAAAAAAGCCGGTATCGAGATTGACCGCAAGGTGCTGTCCGATATGGCGATTCACGACAGCGCTGCATTCGGCGCTATCGTCGAGCAGGCGAAAGCCAAGCTGGTTGCCTGA
- the rpmI gene encoding 50S ribosomal protein L35 — MPKMKTKSGAKKRFRVRPGGTVKRGQAFKRHILTKKTTKNKRQLRGSVAVHETNMGHMAQMLPGRGI, encoded by the coding sequence ATGCCCAAAATGAAGACCAAGAGCGGCGCTAAAAAGCGTTTCCGCGTTCGTCCAGGTGGCACCGTCAAGCGCGGTCAAGCCTTCAAGCGTCACATCCTGACCAAGAAGACCACCAAAAACAAACGTCAACTGCGTGGTTCAGTCGCTGTTCATGAGACCAATATGGGTCACATGGCACAGATGCTGCCAGGCCGTGGCATTTAA
- the infC gene encoding translation initiation factor IF-3 — translation MRTIATEFRDRRHREERKHRLNREIMAPEVRLTGPDNEPLGVVSLMEALRLAGEADVDLVEISPTAVPPVCRLMDYGKFKYAEQKKAAEAKSKQKVIEVKEIKFRPGTDDGDYNIKLRNIKRFLDDGDKCKITLRFRGREITHQELGLALLARIRDELADLILVEQFPKLEGRQMVMMIAPGRKKVASKATAEAAPASS, via the coding sequence ATTCGCACCATCGCTACAGAATTTCGTGACCGCCGTCACCGTGAAGAACGCAAGCATCGCTTGAACCGTGAAATCATGGCCCCTGAAGTACGCCTGACCGGGCCGGACAACGAGCCTTTGGGCGTTGTCAGTCTCATGGAGGCGTTGCGTCTGGCCGGTGAAGCTGATGTGGACTTGGTAGAGATCTCGCCCACGGCCGTGCCGCCAGTGTGCAGACTCATGGATTACGGAAAATTCAAGTATGCCGAGCAGAAAAAGGCGGCGGAAGCGAAGTCCAAGCAAAAAGTGATCGAGGTTAAGGAAATCAAATTCCGTCCCGGCACTGATGATGGCGACTACAACATCAAACTGCGCAATATCAAGCGTTTTCTGGATGACGGCGACAAGTGCAAGATTACCCTGCGCTTTCGTGGTCGGGAAATTACTCACCAAGAGCTTGGTCTGGCCTTGCTGGCGCGGATTCGTGACGAACTGGCCGATTTGATCCTGGTAGAGCAGTTTCCCAAGCTTGAAGGTCGTCAGATGGTCATGATGATTGCGCCGGGCCGCAAAAAGGTTGCGTCCAAAGCGACTGCAGAAGCTGCGCCAGCGTCTTCTTGA
- the thrS gene encoding threonine--tRNA ligase: MIQITLPDSSKRDYSGPVTVAEVAASIGTGLAKAALGGKVDGKLVDTSFLISQDSALSIVTAKDAEGLELIRHSAAHLLAYAVKELFPEAQVTIGPVIENGFFYDFSYKRPFTPEDLVAIEKRMAELVAKDEPVTRRVLPRDEAVAYFKSLGEYYKAEIIASIPANEDVSLYREGKFEDLCRGPHVPSTGKLKFFKLMKVAGAYWRGDHHNEMLQRIYGTAWATKDELQQYLTMLEEADKRDHRKLGKELDLFHIDDHSPGLVFWHPKGWTVWQGVEQYMRKVYQNNGYQEVKGPQLLDKTLWEKTGHWDKYRDNMFTTESEKRDFALKPMNCPGHILIFKQGIKSYRDLPLRYGEFGQCHRNEPTGGLHGIMRVRGFTQDDGHIFCTEEQILKECVDYTTLLQKVYTDFGFKNIIYKVATRPEARIGSDESWDKAEHALIESLRASGCEFEISPGEGAFYGPKIEYTLKDAIGRQWQCGTIQVDFSMPERLDAEYVGEDGARHRPVMLHRAIVGSLERFIGILIEEHAGALPTWLAPEQVSVLTITDSQAEYARGVAKTLQNQGLRVNLDLRNEKITYKIREHSLQKLPFILVVGDKEMAAGAVSVRARGNKDLGVMSLEAFAERIASDIAQKA, from the coding sequence ATGATTCAAATCACGCTTCCTGACAGTTCCAAACGCGATTATTCTGGCCCAGTGACGGTGGCGGAGGTGGCTGCGTCCATTGGCACCGGCCTGGCCAAGGCGGCTCTTGGCGGCAAGGTCGATGGAAAGCTGGTTGATACCAGCTTTCTCATCAGCCAAGACAGCGCGCTGTCCATCGTCACCGCCAAGGATGCGGAAGGCCTGGAGTTGATTCGCCACAGCGCTGCCCACTTGCTGGCTTACGCGGTCAAGGAGCTGTTTCCCGAGGCGCAGGTGACCATCGGGCCGGTGATTGAAAACGGGTTTTTCTACGATTTTTCCTACAAGCGGCCATTCACGCCAGAAGACTTGGTCGCCATCGAAAAGCGCATGGCCGAACTGGTCGCCAAGGATGAACCCGTCACGCGCCGGGTCTTGCCGCGCGATGAGGCCGTAGCCTATTTCAAGAGCCTGGGTGAATATTACAAGGCCGAGATCATCGCCAGTATTCCGGCCAACGAAGATGTTTCGCTGTACCGCGAAGGCAAGTTTGAGGATTTGTGCCGCGGCCCGCATGTGCCCAGCACCGGCAAGCTGAAATTCTTCAAGCTCATGAAAGTGGCCGGCGCCTATTGGCGAGGCGACCATCACAACGAGATGCTACAACGCATCTACGGCACGGCCTGGGCCACGAAAGACGAGCTGCAGCAGTACCTGACGATGCTCGAAGAGGCGGACAAGCGCGATCACCGCAAGCTGGGCAAGGAACTGGACCTGTTCCATATTGATGACCATTCGCCGGGACTGGTGTTCTGGCATCCCAAGGGCTGGACGGTCTGGCAGGGCGTCGAGCAGTACATGCGCAAGGTCTATCAAAACAATGGCTACCAGGAAGTCAAGGGTCCGCAACTGCTGGACAAGACGCTGTGGGAAAAAACCGGTCACTGGGACAAGTACCGCGACAACATGTTCACCACCGAGAGCGAAAAGCGTGATTTTGCGCTCAAGCCGATGAACTGTCCGGGTCACATCCTGATTTTCAAGCAGGGCATCAAGAGCTACCGCGACTTGCCGCTGCGTTACGGCGAGTTTGGCCAATGCCATCGCAACGAGCCGACGGGCGGCCTGCACGGCATCATGCGCGTGCGTGGTTTTACCCAGGATGATGGGCACATTTTCTGCACCGAAGAGCAGATTTTGAAAGAGTGCGTTGACTACACAACGCTGCTACAAAAGGTCTATACCGATTTTGGCTTCAAAAACATCATCTACAAGGTCGCCACCCGCCCTGAAGCCCGCATCGGCTCCGACGAAAGCTGGGACAAAGCCGAACACGCGCTGATCGAAAGCCTGCGCGCTTCAGGTTGCGAATTCGAAATTTCCCCGGGCGAGGGCGCGTTTTACGGTCCGAAGATTGAATACACGCTGAAAGATGCGATTGGCCGGCAGTGGCAGTGCGGCACGATTCAGGTCGATTTCTCGATGCCTGAGCGGCTGGATGCTGAATATGTCGGCGAGGACGGCGCACGCCATCGCCCGGTCATGCTGCACCGCGCCATTGTCGGCAGCCTGGAGCGATTCATCGGAATTTTGATCGAGGAACATGCCGGCGCATTGCCCACTTGGCTCGCGCCAGAGCAGGTTTCCGTGCTCACAATCACCGATTCGCAGGCCGAATACGCTCGGGGAGTTGCTAAAACGCTGCAGAATCAAGGGCTTAGGGTTAATCTTGACCTGCGCAATGAGAAAATTACGTATAAAATACGCGAGCACTCGTTGCAAAAGCTGCCTTTTATCCTTGTTGTAGGTGACAAGGAAATGGCTGCAGGCGCAGTTTCAGTGCGTGCCCGGGGTAACAAAGACCTTGGCGTAATGTCCCTCGAAGCGTTTGCCGAACGAATTGCTTCGGACATTGCACAAAAAGCCTGA
- the aceA gene encoding isocitrate lyase — MPQSLTEQLSREQQAAALQKDWDTNPRWKGIKRGYTAAEVVRLRGSFPIEHTLARRGAEKLWDLLHTEAYVNCLGALTGGQAMQQVKAGVKAIYLSGWQVAADNNGYAAMYPDQSLYPVDSVPKVVERINNTFRRADEIQHSKGIDAGDAGYIDNFAPIVADAEAGFGGVLNAFELMKAMINSGAAGVHWEDQLASVKKCGHMGGKVLVPTAEACQKLIAARMAADVCGVPTLVIARTDAEAADLLTSDYDENDKPFLTGERTAEGFYKTNKGMDQAISRAIAYAEYADLVWCETGTPDLEFAKKFADAVHAVHPGKMLAYNCSPSFNWKKNLDDATIAKFQKELGAMGYKYQFITLAGIHSMWYNMFDLAQDYVARGMSAYVEKVQEPEFAARDRGYTFVSHQQEVGTGYFDEVTTVIQGGKSSVTALTGSTEEEQFH, encoded by the coding sequence ATGCCACAAAGCCTCACAGAACAACTCAGCCGCGAACAGCAAGCTGCCGCTCTGCAAAAAGACTGGGATACCAACCCCCGCTGGAAGGGTATCAAACGCGGTTACACCGCAGCCGAAGTTGTGCGTCTGCGCGGCTCGTTCCCCATTGAGCACACGCTGGCCCGTCGCGGTGCTGAAAAGCTCTGGGATTTGCTGCACACCGAGGCGTATGTCAACTGCCTGGGTGCTTTGACCGGTGGTCAAGCCATGCAGCAGGTCAAGGCCGGCGTGAAGGCAATTTACCTGTCGGGCTGGCAAGTCGCCGCCGACAACAACGGCTACGCCGCCATGTACCCTGACCAGTCGCTGTACCCCGTGGATTCGGTGCCAAAAGTGGTCGAGCGCATCAACAACACCTTCCGCCGTGCCGATGAAATCCAGCACTCCAAGGGCATTGACGCCGGCGATGCAGGCTACATCGACAACTTCGCGCCCATCGTGGCCGATGCCGAAGCCGGTTTTGGCGGCGTGCTGAACGCGTTTGAACTGATGAAGGCCATGATCAATTCCGGTGCGGCCGGCGTGCATTGGGAAGACCAGCTGGCCTCCGTCAAGAAGTGCGGCCACATGGGCGGCAAAGTTCTGGTGCCTACCGCCGAAGCCTGCCAAAAGCTGATCGCCGCCCGCATGGCTGCCGACGTTTGCGGCGTGCCTACCCTGGTGATTGCCCGTACCGACGCTGAAGCCGCCGACTTGCTGACCAGCGACTACGACGAAAACGACAAGCCATTCCTGACTGGCGAGCGTACCGCCGAAGGCTTCTACAAGACCAACAAGGGCATGGACCAGGCTATCAGCCGCGCCATCGCTTATGCTGAGTACGCTGACTTGGTGTGGTGCGAAACCGGCACGCCTGACCTCGAATTTGCAAAGAAATTCGCCGATGCCGTGCATGCGGTCCACCCCGGCAAGATGCTGGCTTACAACTGCTCGCCATCGTTCAACTGGAAGAAAAACCTGGACGACGCCACCATCGCCAAGTTCCAGAAAGAACTCGGCGCCATGGGTTACAAGTACCAGTTCATCACGCTGGCCGGCATCCACTCCATGTGGTACAACATGTTCGACTTGGCCCAGGACTACGTCGCGCGCGGCATGTCGGCTTACGTCGAGAAGGTGCAGGAGCCCGAATTCGCAGCCCGCGACCGTGGCTACACTTTTGTGTCCCACCAGCAGGAAGTCGGCACCGGCTACTTCGACGAAGTGACCACCGTGATCCAGGGCGGCAAGTCCAGCGTGACCGCGCTGACCGGCTCGACCGAAGAAGAGCAGTTCCACTGA
- a CDS encoding IS1595-like element ISPna2 family transposase, whose translation MNAQTFNALMNQQVPRLTLRQRELLKKRLDELDEQQKGLAVIESSSATEPRCCPHCQGTELYRHGHVSGLQRYRCRTCRRTFNALTGTALARLRKKGKWFGFSEALAASLTLRRAATALQVHRNTALRWRHRFLRGLKAERAATLRGITEADETYFLESCKGCRKLQRPARRSGSKARSAGLSNELVCVLVARDRAGQTLDWVMGRGQMTKAALAGALQPVLAKDALLVSDGNRTYCGFAQDAHLAHEAVNLNAGVRVNGAIHVQNVNAYHGRLKQWLHRFHGVATGYLDNYLGWFRALDNHHGDSGQAVLAMALGRFPHLTVT comes from the coding sequence ATGAACGCCCAGACTTTCAATGCGTTGATGAACCAACAGGTGCCCCGGCTCACGCTGCGCCAGCGTGAGTTGCTCAAGAAGCGTCTGGATGAACTCGATGAGCAGCAAAAAGGGCTGGCCGTCATTGAGTCGTCCAGCGCGACTGAGCCGCGCTGCTGCCCACACTGCCAAGGCACCGAGCTTTACCGGCATGGCCACGTCAGTGGGTTACAGCGCTACCGCTGTCGGACATGCCGCCGCACGTTCAATGCCCTGACGGGCACCGCGCTGGCGCGGCTGCGCAAGAAGGGCAAGTGGTTCGGTTTTAGTGAAGCCCTGGCCGCGTCCCTCACCCTTCGCCGGGCCGCCACTGCCCTGCAGGTTCACCGAAACACTGCGCTGCGCTGGCGACACCGATTCCTGCGAGGCCTCAAGGCAGAGCGAGCCGCTACGCTGCGGGGCATCACCGAGGCCGACGAGACCTATTTCCTGGAGTCGTGCAAGGGTTGCCGCAAGCTGCAGCGTCCCGCGCGCCGGAGCGGCAGCAAGGCCCGCAGCGCCGGTCTGTCAAACGAACTGGTGTGCGTTTTGGTGGCTCGGGACCGTGCCGGACAGACGCTGGACTGGGTGATGGGACGCGGGCAGATGACAAAAGCCGCGCTGGCCGGCGCACTGCAGCCCGTGCTGGCCAAGGATGCGCTGCTGGTGAGCGATGGCAACCGGACCTACTGCGGCTTTGCGCAGGACGCGCACCTCGCGCACGAGGCGGTCAATCTGAACGCGGGCGTGCGCGTCAACGGCGCCATCCATGTCCAGAACGTCAACGCCTATCACGGCCGTCTCAAACAGTGGCTGCACCGCTTTCACGGCGTTGCCACGGGTTATCTGGACAACTACCTGGGCTGGTTTCGCGCCTTGGACAACCACCATGGCGACTCTGGGCAAGCTGTCTTGGCGATGGCCCTGGGAAGATTTCCACATTTAACAGTGACATAG
- a CDS encoding ABC transporter permease, whose translation MKNFLEKHFSKLWLALVYLFLYLPLIFMIVFSFNSTRQDAEFTGFSLRWYEALTRDTKIVEGFWLSLKVATVSGLLSALLGTFSAFVLVRYRRFGGRTIFSGMVNAPLVMPEVVIGLSLLLLMVGAQNFLGWPQRGMLTIIFGHTLLGMAYAMVVVQSRLLEVNRSIEEAAMDLGARPHQVFFLITLPNIFQAILAAFLLSFTLSFDDVVIAEFLSGPGVNTLPQVIFGYARRGINPTIYAAATLLIATVTMVIVGYSVWVARQTRQREREIAAATRAELTALGVI comes from the coding sequence ATGAAAAATTTTCTGGAAAAGCATTTCAGCAAGCTGTGGCTGGCGCTGGTGTACCTGTTTTTGTACCTGCCGCTGATTTTCATGATCGTTTTCTCGTTCAACAGCACCCGGCAGGACGCCGAGTTCACCGGCTTTTCGCTGCGCTGGTATGAGGCCCTGACCCGCGACACCAAGATTGTTGAAGGCTTTTGGCTGTCCCTGAAGGTGGCGACCGTTTCCGGGCTGCTGTCGGCCCTGCTGGGCACGTTTTCGGCCTTTGTGCTGGTGCGCTACCGGCGCTTTGGCGGCCGCACCATTTTCTCGGGCATGGTCAATGCGCCTTTGGTGATGCCGGAAGTGGTCATCGGCCTGTCGCTGCTGCTGCTGATGGTCGGCGCGCAAAACTTCCTGGGCTGGCCGCAGCGTGGCATGCTGACCATCATCTTCGGCCACACCCTGCTGGGCATGGCGTATGCCATGGTGGTTGTGCAGTCGCGGCTGCTGGAGGTGAACCGTTCGATTGAAGAAGCCGCCATGGACCTGGGCGCCCGGCCGCACCAGGTGTTTTTCCTGATCACGCTGCCCAACATCTTCCAGGCCATCCTGGCGGCTTTTCTGCTGTCCTTCACCCTGTCATTCGATGATGTGGTGATTGCAGAATTTTTGTCCGGCCCGGGCGTCAACACCCTGCCGCAGGTGATTTTTGGCTATGCCCGGCGCGGCATCAACCCGACCATCTACGCGGCGGCTACCTTGCTGATTGCCACGGTAACGATGGTCATCGTTGGCTACAGCGTCTGGGTGGCGCGGCAAACCCGCCAGCGTGAACGCGAGATTGCCGCCGCCACCCGGGCCGAACTGACGGCGCTGGGCGTCATCTGA
- a CDS encoding ABC transporter permease — protein sequence MAASTLPMPGKRFVIGVPYVWLIVFFFLPFLILLYISFVDMGNDINPFKPIWDSQTGLLKLKYENYWSIFRSGEGGPMFQTLYVEAYLRSLWYALCTALLCLAVGYPFAYFIARSSPSVRPALLMMVMLPFWTSFLLRVYAWKGILADQGVLNRALMALGFTSEPIQLLYTDVSMLVGMTYVYLPFMVLPLYANLVKMDFRLLEAAHDLGASPFKAFWLVTVPLSRAGIIAGFMLVFIPSVGEFVIPSLLGGPENIMIGRVVWDEMFTSNNWPRATALAVVMIALIVVPLAIYYHHTGDAAEAAK from the coding sequence ATGGCCGCATCGACCCTTCCCATGCCGGGTAAACGCTTCGTGATTGGCGTGCCCTACGTGTGGCTGATCGTGTTTTTCTTTTTGCCCTTCTTGATCCTGCTGTACATCAGCTTTGTGGACATGGGCAACGACATCAATCCGTTCAAGCCGATCTGGGACTCGCAAACCGGCCTGCTCAAACTCAAGTACGAAAACTACTGGTCGATTTTCCGCAGCGGCGAGGGCGGGCCGATGTTCCAGACCTTGTACGTCGAGGCCTACCTGCGGTCCCTCTGGTACGCGCTGTGCACCGCCTTGCTTTGCCTGGCTGTCGGCTATCCGTTTGCCTACTTCATCGCGCGCTCGTCACCCAGCGTGCGGCCCGCGCTGCTGATGATGGTGATGCTGCCGTTCTGGACCTCGTTCCTGCTGCGCGTCTATGCCTGGAAAGGCATTCTGGCGGACCAGGGCGTGCTGAACCGGGCGCTGATGGCGCTTGGGTTCACGTCCGAACCCATCCAGTTGCTCTACACCGACGTGTCGATGCTGGTGGGCATGACCTATGTGTACCTGCCTTTCATGGTGCTGCCGCTGTATGCCAACCTGGTGAAGATGGATTTCCGGCTGCTCGAAGCGGCCCATGACCTGGGTGCTTCGCCGTTCAAGGCGTTCTGGCTGGTCACCGTGCCGCTGTCGCGGGCCGGCATCATCGCCGGCTTCATGCTGGTGTTCATTCCGTCGGTCGGCGAGTTCGTGATTCCTTCGCTGCTCGGTGGCCCGGAAAACATCATGATCGGCCGGGTGGTCTGGGACGAGATGTTCACCAGCAACAACTGGCCCCGGGCCACGGCGCTGGCGGTGGTCATGATTGCGCTGATCGTGGTTCCGCTGGCGATTTATTACCACCACACCGGCGATGCGGCCGAGGCTGCGAAGTAG